The nucleotide sequence GAAAAACTAAAGCATTTTCTCTTTGCAATTTTTGGCACCGAGAtgagttttatttttgtgtggggagagagagagggaaagagagagtgagtgagagaaagagagagtgagtgacgtAGTTTACCTAAAATTTGAATGGAGTAAcaatatatcataattatatatatcattatatatcatcatcgtttaacctctctctctctctctctctctacccacacaaaaataaaactcatatTGGTGCCAAAAATTGCAAAGAGTAAATGCTTTAGTTTTTCAAATCTATTCTGCAATCTgggattattatattatatccaaTGATTTTAAGAGgtagaaaaaagatattttaatatatttttacttaatttcacacatacatgtaaaaacTCTAACGTGCTTTTTGTAGATGGATTTATCGTCCATTATCTCTCCACACACTTCATTACCACTAACTTTTATAACCTACATATCTTTAGCATTTTTAGAGCTGGAGCCCATATGAATGGAAGGTGAGATGTGTGTGgaaggaaaaaaatgtataaagaataacaattttttttttttgatgagacTATATATTGGTTACCAAAGAACACCACCTGAATATaacagttggtgttaggaaggccatccagccatagaaaccatgtcaaatcagattagagtctggtgcagctccccaactttccagctctggtcaaaccatccaacccataccagcatggacaatggatgttaaataatgatgatgagggaaACATAATATATGACAACTATCATCATCTTCACGGTAGTCAGCCTCCCCTTTTACATCCTCGTCCTCcacttcattatcatcaccatttttacAGCTTCTTTTTTCCATACAAGGGTTGGATGAGAGTTATTTAGACAATATTCTACAAAACTCTTTTTTGGGTCCAGAAAATGGGGTGTGGTGGGATAGGATAAAACCCTCAGAAATTTCACCCCCATCCCCATCTTGCTCACTTTTGCTGTGGCCACCACCAGAATCTGCATGTCAGCATGTAGGTAAACAGACTAGTCAATAGAATGTTCAAGTTGTCAGTGGTAAAAAATGCTCAGACTATCACATGTGATTCATCAAAGCATGTTTGATTGTGCAACAACTTAGCATTACCACTAAATCCTACTCCCCAACTAGCAGGaatttagcctttttttttttttgtcaccatatttctcataaaatgctgtctttgtttaatttaatttcaaaaagtTAAAATATCTTTCTCACAATTTAGCTGATGCTGGGACCAAAAATTGACGTGAAATTTCCTTATCtgcacgtgtatgtttgtgtttccttgtttttacaTCACATAatgattgtaaacaagcattAATTATTTATTGCCAATCTGCCACGAAAAGATGACTGACAATGGAAAAATatcatcttgcttggaaacagacgaGGGTTGgtgatattgttttcattttctataacTGTATAAACTGCTTTCTCAACAATgcggtaaaatttttttttttctccagaatagatgtaggagcggctgtgtggtaagtagcttgattatgaaccacatggttccgggttcagtcccactgcgtggcaccttgggcaagtgtcttctactatagcctcgggccgaccaaagccttgtgagtggatttggtagacggaaactgaaagaagcccgtcatatatatgtatatatatatatatgtatgtgtaatatacatgtatgtgtatatgtttgtcccccaacatcgcttgacaaccgatgctggtgtgtttatgtctcattaacttagcggtttggcaaaatagaccgatagaataagtactaagcttacaaagaataagtcctggggtcgatttgctcgactaaaaaggtggtgctccagcatggccacagtcaaatgactgaaacaagtaaaagagtaattaatgtAGGACTTTGAAAACACGTCACAGATCACCTATCTTCTGATAATGTTGCAGCAATAGTTTCATCAGTAGCACCTGTCTCtataataaaaggtaaagtgTGGTCATTTACAGCAACCACAGCCTGtttgatataatttataataGAGTTGATGCAATTTACAGTATTTTCAGACAGAAGGAAATTTGTACAATAATCAGTTTGTCTTTATCTTTTAGTCATGAGGGTTGGCAATACCCATGATTCTTTACAAGGACTCTAAAACAGGTAGGGGAAGGGAGATATCATTGAACTGGAGACCAAAAACAAGTCCTTGCAACTGAGTGAACTCTGCAAAAGACACCAATGATGCCAAGTGGTAGTGTTATAAGGGATTAAGGCTACCGCCCAagcaggagttgaactcagaatggagagAGCCAGAAATTCTGCAAGACATCCAATCCAACATTTTGTTTCACCATCCATAGTCTTGTGAtgagattttatttttgataatctgACCCcaaaaatgtttgaatatattcaaGACTAAAAGGTATCTCATACAAATGAAGATTATTTCTTCAACCTTTATAGTTTAAATACACAATCATGACCCAATACAAACTCTATTGAAATTCGTGTATACTTCTACCCAGGTTTTGATTTATGGAGGCACGAGTCTGGCATGTTTCATGCGGTACTTTAACACAAGTTCTACCTGTTTTAAAAGTTATACTTATCTATGGTTTATATCTATTATTCTTGTTTGTGTGAGTTTGCAGTAGGATTTTATgacttgatgctcttcctattaCCAACCTTTACTGTCTTTTCAAGTAAGGAAATCTTATTTTATTCCAGAAGTATTCAAAAGTACAGAGCAACCTGCTATAACATCAATTGGTTATGTCAACATCAGTTTCACTCAAGCAGCAACAAGCATGGAAtatcaacattcacacacacatgataggcttctgtcaattaaattcacacacaaggcattgattggcttGACACTTTCTCATAATACCAGAATGCCTgtgcatataaaaaaaatgtgtataatgTCTCGAAAATTACAGGCTAAACAGAAGAACACAAACTTCAGTTTGTTTTGATTAAGTCAGGTCTGATAATGATTAGGACATACTTGAATCCTCTATTTCCATAGCTTAAACTTTTTACACATTAAAAAGAATTTGAAGGTTTGTGAAATTTGTGTGATTTCACTACTCTGCCCATTACATgataacatttaaattaattaaattgttcTGATAAAATAGATTTCAAAGATAACTCCTAAGTAAAGGAAATATGTTTCCAGTAGCTCCTCTcgtaaatatttctttgaaaaaaaaaataacacaatattattaatatcaaactGCTGTTACATGAAAAGCTATGAGGTcccaaaattggtttcaaatttttggcacaagaccagcaattttgggggagggagtaagttaattatattgaccccagtactcaactggtacttattttatcaaaaagatgaaagcaagatcaacctttgcagaatttgaactcagaaagtaaagatggaggaaatgccactaagcattttgcccagcacagtAATAATATTAAGGTTATTCTATTAAGGTAACTAGGTACTGAAGTTATTCTAAATAAATCAGTGAAGGCTTCTGTCAATTAAATTcacatatttatcattatttaatgttcattttccatgctggcatagattgggcagtttgacagaatctgatGAATTGCATCAAACCTCCACTGTCAGCTTTAGCATGaattctatggctgaatgccctttctaatgctaatAACCTGAAGagtgtattggatgcttttttcatgccaccagcactagtgaggtcaccaaataacttgcaagacaaaaaatgaagaggaagaaggaaaaatcCTCCTTGATTAAAATAAGGTAGTATTTGAGAGGGAAAAAAGGAGTGGTGGTTTTATGCCAAATGTTAAAGCTAAAGTGTGATGGAAGGATAAGCCCAGGTGTCTTGCTATATAGGAGATATAAGGCTACCTTTCATTATATAAGGGTGAGATTAATAAAAAGAAgatagaggtggtagtggtgggatgCTTGAGTATCTTAAGATACAAGAGAGGATACAGACAGTGGATCAAGGGCACGGAGTTTCATAAGAGTGTGATGGGAGAGTAATAGGTATAAAGTTTAATTGTAAATTATAACAACTCATTTCTAACACTAACTTTCTAGTAGATAAATGTAAATCTACATCCACTTCTATTACTTGTAGAATGTTCTGGTAAAAGGTTAAAGTAAATCTGCAGTTTATATTTGTctgaaaggaaaggaagaaatataTTACAGTATGAAAACATTAGAAATCAGTGAGATTTCTGCGTTTGAATAATCTTACTGTgtgtaaataattttattgaaccCTTTCTCAATCATGTAGGTCAGCTGGCTGACTTACATAATGACAAAATAGATTGTTTCATAatgttagaaatagaaaatattacaacaatgtgatatataatttttgttgaaatgtataaattattttcaaatattttgacacTTTTGATACAAATCCATCTGAGACTGCCTCTGGTTCTATGACGAACACTtctttgtttaaagtgatctaaattaaaatctccactaaaatttcatattaatttatgctCCACAAATGAGCTTAataataagttattttacaaaattctttatatgtttcaaaataaattgaaacaaaggcagtgtattatAACAGAAGagttaaataaaaacattatataaacaCAACTTTCATCCATTTTCCATTCAACAAAATTTCATTGTATTGACTTATGAAAATACCCAGGTGGCTTCATGAAGCAAATTCTCCCAAGCCATTCTATTGTTCTATGGGCAGGCTTTCATGtgatttttgtttatgtttagtTAAACTTCTACTTTCAGAATaagttttaccacagatatcacaatgatatggtttgaCACCTGTATGAACAGGTTTGTGACGATTTAAATTCTGATTATCAGCATATGATTTACCGCAAATATCACAAGTGTATGGTCTcacacctgtatgaacacgtacATGAAGTGTTAAATGACCtttttgagaaaatgttttaccacaaatatcacagtgaaatggatTCTCGCCTGTGTGAATACGTACATGTTGGGTTAAATGACCGTTTTGAGAGAAtgttttcccacagatatcacaatgatatggcttttcaccagtatgcatgcgtatgtgtatagttAAGCTATTACTCTCAGAGAATcttttcccacagatatcacagtggtatggatTGTCACcagtatgcatgcgtatgtgtctaGTTAAAGCACTATTACCAGATAATGTTTTCCCACAGACATAACAACagaatggcttctctcctgtgtgaacttGTTTGTGACTAGTCAAATTATTACATACAGAGAATgtttttccacagatatcacaatggtatggtttctcaccagtatgagtACGCTTGTGTTTAACCATGCTTCCTCTTTGCGAGAATGTTttcccacagacatcacagtgatatggtttttcgcTTGAATGAATGTACTTGTGTCTATTTAAATCAGAACTTCGGGAAAATGTTTTAGAACAAAtaccacactgatatggtttctctcctgtgtgaatacgtttgtgaacagtTAATTCACCATTTTGTGAAAATGTttttccacaaatatcacagtgatatggtttctcacctgagtgaatatatttgtgtttagtcAAATGAGCTTGCTGAGAGAATGCTctcccacaaatatcacagtgatatggtttttcaccagtatgaatacgtttatgcttGGTCAAATTACCACTGTCAGAGaaagttttaccacaaattatgcattggtaaattttcttt is from Octopus sinensis linkage group LG7, ASM634580v1, whole genome shotgun sequence and encodes:
- the LOC115214325 gene encoding zinc finger protein OZF-like, with product MENKLCESQVCEQTHPESSDLPKQTCINKQKEPYHSNIIKKTFTQSNALFKQKLLHTSSKLKYLKIYSKTITKNNSLSLHKNVRQEKKIYQCIICGKTFSDSGNLTKHKRIHTGEKPYHCDICGRAFSQQAHLTKHKYIHSGEKPYHCDICGKTFSQNGELTVHKRIHTGEKPYQCGICSKTFSRSSDLNRHKYIHSSEKPYHCDVCGKTFSQRGSMVKHKRTHTGEKPYHCDICGKTFSVCNNLTSHKQVHTGEKPFCCYVCGKTLSGNSALTRHIRMHTGDNPYHCDICGKRFSESNSLTIHIRMHTGEKPYHCDICGKTFSQNGHLTQHVRIHTGENPFHCDICGKTFSQKGHLTLHVRVHTGVRPYTCDICGKSYADNQNLNRHKPVHTGVKPYHCDICGKTYSESRSLTKHKQKSHESLPIEQ